The Vicinamibacterales bacterium genome includes the window AACCCGTACGAGGCATGGACGGTGCGGTAGCCGTAGAGGATCGGCGCCAGGAGCAAACCGGCGACGACCCACGCGATCAGCAGGCGCGCGGCGTCACGCGGCGACACACGTCCGGGCACGAACCAGATGAGCCACAGGCCGACGAACGTCGAGAGAAAGAACAGGTAGTACCCGCTCGCCAGCGCCTGGAGCGCCCACGCCGCTGCGAACAGCACCGCCCATCGCCATCGCGGAGACGCCGCGAACAGGTGCAGCGCCGCCATCGCCACCGGCATCCAGTACGAAGACAGCAGCTGCAGATGCTGGATGTGCGACAGCCGGTACGGCGCGAAGGCGTAGGCAACCGCAGCCGCAAACGAGGCGACGTGACACCGCGTCAGCACCCAGGCGAGGAAGTAGGCCGCCAGCCCGCTGAAGACGTAGCTCGAGAGAAACGCTGCGTTGTAGGCGAGGATCGGCGAGCCCGTCGCGTGAACGATCGGAGCGGCAATCGGCGCCAGGCTGAGCAGGTTCTCCGAGAACGCCAGCACGCCGCTCGATGGATAGAACGCCGGCGCGTTCCACCACGCGCTGGTCAGCGGAACCGTGTGCGACGTCCACCACAGAATCCACGTCACCAGCAGCGGATCGCCGCGATCGTGCGCGACGGCGGAGGTCGCATACGCCGGCAGGGGCCAGGTGTAAAGGCAGGTCAGCGCCGCGAGTAGGAGCGCGGCCGGGAGCACGGCGCGCCGCATTCAGGTGGTCAGAACGACCTTGCCGATGTTGGCGCGGCTGTGGATGTAGCGGTGCGCGTCGGCGACCCGCTCGAGCGGAAACGTCTTCGCGACGATCGGATCGAGCCGGTTCGCGCTCAGCTCCGTCAGCACCAGATCGATCAGCGGCTGCAGCTGGCGGCGCTCGTCCCACAGGTGGCCGGCGTTCAGGCCGAAGACGCCGCGATTGCGATTGATCAGCGACAGCGGCGCGAACGGCTTCATCGCCCACCACGACTGCAGCACGCGCAGCGCGCTGCGCCGCTCGCCCGACATCGACGAGATCCCCAGCATCACCAGACGGCCGAGCGGGGCCAGCATGCGGTAGCTGGCGCCGAAGCTCCTGCCGCCGATCGGATCCAGGATCACGTCGACGCCGCGGCCGCGCGTGAACCGCCGCACCTCGCTCTCGACGTTGCCGTGCCGGTAGTCGATCGCCAGGTCCACCCCGAAGCTTCGCAGGGCGTCGTGCTTGGCCACGGAGGCGGTGCCGATCACGGTCGCGCGCCGCAGGCGCGCGAGCTGCGTGGCGGCGATCCCGAGCGCGCCGCCGGCGTTGTGCACGAGCACCGTCTCGCCGGACGTGACCGCCGCCATGCGGTACAGCGCGATCGCCGCGGTCAGGTACGTGACCGGCACCGCCGCCGCTTCGGCGTCGCTGAGACGATCGGGGAAGCGGAACGCACGAGACGCGGGCACGACGACCGCATCGGCGTAGCCGCCGAACCTGGTGAGCGCCACGACGCGGTCCCCTTCGTGCGGCTGGGTGACGCCGGGACCGACCGCGGCCACGACGCCGGCCACTTCGTAGCCGACGACGAGCGGCGGCCTGGGGGCGTCAGGGTAAAGCCCGATGCGGGCGAGGATGTCGGCGAAGTTGATGCCGGCGGCGCGGACGCGGATGAGGA containing:
- a CDS encoding medium chain dehydrogenase/reductase family protein; translated protein: MIPRHGGPEVFELREGPDPVPGEGEILIRVRAAGINFADILARIGLYPDAPRPPLVVGYEVAGVVAAVGPGVTQPHEGDRVVALTRFGGYADAVVVPASRAFRFPDRLSDAEAAAVPVTYLTAAIALYRMAAVTSGETVLVHNAGGALGIAATQLARLRRATVIGTASVAKHDALRSFGVDLAIDYRHGNVESEVRRFTRGRGVDVILDPIGGRSFGASYRMLAPLGRLVMLGISSMSGERRSALRVLQSWWAMKPFAPLSLINRNRGVFGLNAGHLWDERRQLQPLIDLVLTELSANRLDPIVAKTFPLERVADAHRYIHSRANIGKVVLTT